The nucleotide window cgaactatccctttaatgcgtAAGGATAAGGTCACTACCCGGTTGATCGGCTTTGATGACTAATTTTATGCGACAGAAGTCTGATCATCCACAATAACAATGCTGCATGCTGGAGTAAACGTGCTTATTTTATGCGTCTTTATGTGGAGGTGTTATTAACAGAGCTTGTGAAGATATTTTACTATCACCAATCATTTTATAAACTTAAGCGTTTTGTGTGTTTTCCCAACATACGCGTGATTGTTTGAATATTTAGGCTTTTTACTATCGGTTGCTCCACGTTTGCCCTCTGCTCATTTTGTTTATGCATACACCGCTCATCCCGCTGTAAAATCAGGGTCACGTCTTGTGATATCACATCCTATTTTTGGTTCGTTACACTGTCTGTGGTTAATGTGCGTTCACATATCACACATTTTCAGTGGTCTTGTTTGCTTGTTTAGTGCACACCAAAGTTCAGGTGGCAGCATTCACATTTGCTCAAAAGAACCGAGAAATTGCATCAGAGTTTGTTTTAATCGAACCAAACATGTCAAGTATGAACACACCCTTAAGTTCTTGAAAGGTTCTTCCAAGTGTGGCAATAGCATAACcattttggttcctcaaagaaccatccTGTCAAAggttccattttcttaaaacttttttataatCTGATGAACCTACTTCAGTGAACCTTTTTTGAAACAAAAGGTTCTCCAGATGTTATGGAACCATTCaggcaaaaatggttcttctattgcagtgtttcccaatcctggtcctcaagtaccccctcccagaaagttttagatgtctccttatttaacacatctgattcaactcatcagcttgttagggagacatgttaaccattctggaaggaggctgatgagttgaatcaggtgtgttaaataaagagacatctaaaactttctggaagggggtacttgaggaccaggattgggaaacactgttctatggcattgtgaagcacctttatttttaaaacatacactgaACCACAGCTAATTAATCCTGCCAGTTTGCCTGATCCTTTTCTTATTGAATTTTCAAAGTTTAGCctttttttttgcacaatttTACGCAGTCAGCATTGGTTTCACCACTTCCTTCCTTTATTAGCTGTAGTTCGGGTGTGTAACTTGGGATTGAGTAACCATCGGGCTACTACTTCTTGGAAACAACAGAGATTGTTTTTTGATTTACATTCTACAGAATCTGTTAAGTTCCTTTATATCTTTGTACAGCTCGTATGACACATAATGATTCACAAACTTGGTTCCTTTATAGGTCCAGCAGGTGGTTGGACGTCTGGCCTCTCCAAGTCACGGAGCGGGTCGGAAGGAGGCATTGCACGTCCCCTTGAACCTGTCCCAGAGAGGTAGAGAGACTCAGAGTGAAGTCAGAACAGCATATGCATCAAATCCTGCTGAATCTAGAGCTCATCATCAGCAGATTGTTCAACAAAGCCATGCTGTGATTTTGGCTAGTGGGCAACCCGTTCTGGTGCCACTGGACTACCATCACCAccaccaacaacaacaacagcagcagcagcagcagcagcattACCCAAGTCAAACAAATGACGTGGCAGCCTCAACTGTTGTCGTTACTCCTGCATCGTATACGAAAACAGTGGAGGCAACAGCAGTGGTATGTCTCGAAGAACGTGCAGTGCCGGAGCCTTCCCAGCACCTACCCGCCCCAACTGCCGTAACTCTTCCTCAAGCTCCTCTGCTTGCTCCCTCCGGCCCTTCGCACTTCACAAAGGGGGCTATCATCCAGCTGGCCACGGGAGAGCTCAAGCGCGTAGAGGATTTGCAGACTCAGGACTTCGTGCGGAGTGCGGAAATGAGCGGCAGCCTGAAGATCGACTCGAGCATGGTGGTGGATATCCGCTCCAGTCAACAGCGGCCAGGTTTGGTGGCCCTGCATTTTAATGTAGGGGAACAGCAAAACAAAGTAACTATAGACGTACCCCCCGAACATCCGTTTTTCGTTTTCGGACAGGGCTGGTCGTCGTGTAGCCCCGAGCGGACCGCCCAACTGTACGGTCTCACCTGCCACCATCTGCAAGTCGGGGATGTTTGCGTGTCCGTCACGCTGCAGCAGCAAACTGCGTCACAACAGAAACCGCAGCAGCAGGCACAGGCCAGGACTCCCACCAAAGTCAACTCCACATCAGGGGTCCCACCTCAGCCAATGGGCCCCCCTGCCCCCCAACAAGCACGGCCACAAAGCCAACTAAAGATGGAGCGCGTCCACCGAGACCGAGACAAGGAGGAACCCATGCAGGTTGTCACTTCGAGGCACAGTGAAGCTCCCCCCAGACCAAACAGGACTTCAGGAGAGCACACTCGAAGCCAGAGCAATTATTATTTGCACACTGAGGGTCATGCTCCACCGGGAACTGGAGCGGGAGCCTCTTCCGTAGGGGCGTCCCAGAGACGCTGGTCTGCCCCTGGCTTCCAAAGATACACCATGAAGAACGAGGATGGGAATCTAGTTTTAGCTGGCTCCTCTCGCCCCTCTTTTATCTCTCAGGAGGTCAAGCTCTCCATTGAGGGTCGCTCCAATGCCGGAAAGTAGCAGCAGCCATAGCAGCAAACACAAAAGCAAGAGATTGTCTAAGGGAGCAAAGTGTCAGAGTTGGGTGCAAGGATGCAAAGTAGGGAGTGTAGGAGAGAGAATGTAGCCTCAGAGTGTTTGAGATTTTGCACATATCGGAAGAGTCCCTTTGCCGCCCCCTTTTCTGTATTTCTTTGGTTCTGGTGAACCTAGCAGTGAACCTTTGCAGTTTTGTGCCAGGTCATAGTCAGCATCTGCAATGACCCGCATGGGCAGCTTTATCTGGTAAATCACGTACCAAAGCCTGCATCGTCTGCGCATTCCTGCGGGTGGAATATAACGTTTGGGAGCGATCACTTCCGCTGAGATATCTCGCAGTTTTTCAAATAGATGTTTTTCAAGAAAGGCCAGGGAAAGAACGGGATACAGCCATAAAATCTTGACAAGCCTTTTCAAGTTTGCTTAATAATAAATCTATATTTCAAAAGCAGGAATAAAATCCCAGAGGATCGATTGTTTGGatcttttttttgtaaaacgACCGGCTTTGTTTCAAATGATGTTTTGCCAAGCCAAGACCTTAAAACGTGGACTTTTTATTGTGATTTCAATGCGTCTCTGTCTCTAGAGATGTGTTTTTCCTCACTTTCCTACTCTTGATCTACACTCTCCCCCTCTCCCTGCCTTAACTCAGGGTGCTTCTCTGGAGAACTCCTCTATTTTGAGAACAGTTACCCATCAATCGATCGATCCAACAATCTTTTTACAATCAGTATCCAGATTTGCAGATGAAATCTAGTGTCCGTAGTAGTCACACGTCATTTCAGTTTCGACCCATCAGAATTATGAGTTCCCCATATAACCGGCCAATAAAAACAGACTCTCTATAATACCTCACAGCTGGAAGCATCATTCACTCCGACtaactttttaattttaatccTGCATCATTTTTTGGAGTAAAAAATGCCCAAAATCCACCTGCTTGGGAAGACCAAATACGTAACCGGTTTTAGCTACTTGCAAATGGATTATTGCGATAAAGCATGCAGGTTGAAATGAAGTGGTCCTTTTGGAAGCGTTAAGCTGTCTGGTGTGGAGAAACCTTGCTCAGTTACCAAAACAAAGCAATAGTTGCAGAAGACAAGGCTGGGTTTTACAGATTTccatgttattttttgtttttgtgatcCCGTACAGGGTGTATTATTCCTTGTATTTCGATTCTTCATGTGCAACAGTTGCAGTCTCTTACCTAGAGACCTTTTTAATCTTGCACTTCTCTTGGTTTTGTAAGATGACGGTGTTATTAACAATTACTACAGGAGTTTATTCAACGCATGACGTgattatatgtttttatttgtgacCAGTAGTGTCTTCAAAGATAACTAATATAAAAGCACACATTTTTTCTAAAGACTCACAGTTTAGGAGGGCAGATTTTGCCCTGAAGACCATAGTCTCTTTGTTTGTCCTA belongs to Paramisgurnus dabryanus chromosome 2, PD_genome_1.1, whole genome shotgun sequence and includes:
- the atxn1l gene encoding ataxin-1-like gives rise to the protein MKPVHERNQECLPPKKRDLPVNNNNTTTSNSSSTISGGAGGSGMGGGGGEETTSLQSSATSGEPQSGEWMRGQPGVHYGVEGSEGLVGLSLDQYSMLYKVALPTVTYAPTSLHPVLSHISPAYTGPSPVLQHTSVPYPPLGYTPIPHSSLHFVSSPYATAVPYAMPPGFVPSSLIQPQSAIPQPHPMSHLVPYSSVIQEGVVSSPPQQQVSTHAYTKSGVPLVLPSEQAASQTQLGTVGMLPAAELSPRGVNLFYHPAVRGIQPQRDMHSSPLEQEREVNGGDREHEGRETHQDTIYLARNARLVQAAPGTVVLEQQDKTLKSRRQEGRMSPGQRSTPDIDLEVQQVVGRLASPSHGAGRKEALHVPLNLSQRGRETQSEVRTAYASNPAESRAHHQQIVQQSHAVILASGQPVLVPLDYHHHHQQQQQQQQQQQHYPSQTNDVAASTVVVTPASYTKTVEATAVVCLEERAVPEPSQHLPAPTAVTLPQAPLLAPSGPSHFTKGAIIQLATGELKRVEDLQTQDFVRSAEMSGSLKIDSSMVVDIRSSQQRPGLVALHFNVGEQQNKVTIDVPPEHPFFVFGQGWSSCSPERTAQLYGLTCHHLQVGDVCVSVTLQQQTASQQKPQQQAQARTPTKVNSTSGVPPQPMGPPAPQQARPQSQLKMERVHRDRDKEEPMQVVTSRHSEAPPRPNRTSGEHTRSQSNYYLHTEGHAPPGTGAGASSVGASQRRWSAPGFQRYTMKNEDGNLVLAGSSRPSFISQEVKLSIEGRSNAGK